The genomic region TTTTGAAGTCAAATTGTTTAAATGGTTAGTTTGACGAGTATTATTCATGGAGCTTTGGCTGGAGATCGCTCTAGTAGGAGTTTTCCTCTCCATGGATCTAATCTTGTTAGGAGATGGAATAAGGGAGAACTTAATCTCCCAAGAGGAACCTAGAAAAACCTAGGGAAAAAGCTTTATCTAAACTTGAGAAAGTGTCTTAGATGTCAAAGAAGAGGAGGGACGAGGAAGCCAAGGGACGCATTCTATTGCCTGTTAGCAAACGCCATGAAACCGAACTCAGGGAATTGATGAGGGTTCTCAGTGAGAGGGGATTCTTTCCTAAGGATGGAGATTGGAAATCATTTATAGACGAAGCCCTAGAGTCACTCGTTACGCAAATAAAATCTGCCCCTGACTTTACGTTCAAGGAAAGAACAGACATGTTCAGGGACTTTTACAGCGCTAGGATCATGGGGCTAGTCCCTTTACCTCTTAGTACTCTCCAAGGGGTTGTAGAGAGAAGTCCAGAGACGGCTGACGAGCTCATATCCATCTACTTCTCCCTCTACAAACACTCATTCATGTTCAATGGTTCAGGCTCGTTGAGGGATCACCTAGACTCCTTGAGAAGATTCTTCATTATTATAACCCCCCTTTCCACTCAGAACTTGATAGTTAAGGAAGATGGTACCTGTGGTTCCTTCACCATTTTCTCGTCCATGCTCGGTAAACAGATGGCGGAGAGAGTGTATTTACCCTTGTTAAAAAGGATACTAGACGAGATTGGAGCGCAGGTAAAGAACTTGAAAGGTGATAATATCACCATAGAGGCTCAGTTTTGTTTGCCAGGAAAGGGAGTCAAAACGTGATATGATATTCTTTCACACGTCTCAACAAATATAGGAGTTAAAGAAGGAAAGATTTAAAAATTTTGGATCCTATAAAATTCTTGTAGAATTCCATGGATGAAATTGATAAGAAGATCATGTACCTTCTTTTCAGGGATGGAAGGGTAAGTCAAAGAAGTCTAGCTGAGGAGCTAGACGTGACGCCACCTACCCTTAATTATAGGTTCAAAAAGCTGGAAGAGGATGGTATACTCAAGGGATTCACCCTATTTGTGAATCCCTCCTTCATGTCCAGGTATTATGGCTTTGTTGCCTTCATAAATCAAAGGGATTTCGACTCTGATTGGATTTTCCTTAAGTTCAAGTGCGTTGAATGGCTCAACGTCTACGGGGTGATGGGAAAGAGTTTGAGAGACTTAGACGAGAAGATTGAAGTAATGAGTAAGACATTGGGAGAGACCAGGCTCAAGTATATACCTGAACAGAGCCCCGAGGAGCTAAAGCCCTTAGATGCTTCAGTCCTTTCAGCTCTTTCCAAGAATCCTAGAGCTTCAGAGAGCGAAATAGCACAGGAACTTGGAATTCCGTCGAAGACAGTTTCCAAGAGGTTAAAAATAATGTCGAAGAAGGGCGTGTTCTCCGTTCTCCCGATCCTGGATATTCCCAAATCTGGGCTAATAATGTTTTCAATGTTCTCGAGGAATCTCAAGAAAATTACAGGAGTTCTAGAATCATGCACGATCTACAGGATCACTGATGGAAGGGCAGGGATAAACGTGTGTCTAGTGGAGAACATGCTAC from Metallosphaera sedula DSM 5348 harbors:
- a CDS encoding winged helix-turn-helix transcriptional regulator, encoding MDEIDKKIMYLLFRDGRVSQRSLAEELDVTPPTLNYRFKKLEEDGILKGFTLFVNPSFMSRYYGFVAFINQRDFDSDWIFLKFKCVEWLNVYGVMGKSLRDLDEKIEVMSKTLGETRLKYIPEQSPEELKPLDASVLSALSKNPRASESEIAQELGIPSKTVSKRLKIMSKKGVFSVLPILDIPKSGLIMFSMFSRNLKKITGVLESCTIYRITDGRAGINVCLVENMLQTRNYVNAARLQDPDSDVMIIYEYHVNSTPLRVLDQ